The sequence below is a genomic window from Synechococcus sp. PCC 7335.
GTCTATACAGTTATCTAACAGGTCCAAGATGGCGTCTTTTAGGTCTATATCTCTAGTGAGCATATCTACAAAGAAATTCTTGGTGGGAGAGGCATCAATCAAACTCACGAAGCTAGTCCTCTATCTCTGTTCTGGCTCTGTTCTAGCAATTTCTCTCCTACCATAAGATACGAAGCACCATAGGATATACAATTTCACATCAGCTGGACCTGCTGCTACCCGAGGCAGGGATAATAATAGCTAAGAGAGCTATGAAAGCCTTTTCCGATAGGCCCTATCACATCGTTCGGTATCTACCTTGCTTTCTGGCTGATAGCCATTTCTTTCGTATAGTCGAACGGCTGCTTTCAGTGCTGTAGCGGTTTCGACCCAAGCTTCTAGAAACCCTGCTTTGTTCGCAGCCTGCTCTAGTTGCGATAACAAGAAACGACCAAGACCATACCCTCTAGCGTTGGGTAATAGGTACATTTTGCGAATCTCAACCGCTGTATGATCTTGTTCTATCGGATAGTAGCCACCTGTGCCGACGATCTTACGATCACGCTCCACTACCCAGAACTCTCCACCTGTCTGCTGATAGTACTTTTCGACTTCTACCGCATCTTGATCGCTACAGCCACTGCAGTTGACTTCCCAGCCTAGACCATATTCCTCAAGTACCGTCTTCACAACGTTAGCAGCTTCGTCACGATCACTCGCCGTCCAGTCTCGAATCCTGAAATCTTTGAACTTCACATCCATTAGCGCTATCTCATCAGCTCCCATCAGCTATGTATCCGTCAGCTATGTACTCGGGGCTTTGGATAGAGGGTACTCAAAATCTCGCTTTCCGCTTCAGCTAACTCAGCTAAGCGCTCATTCACCAGCTCAAGATTAAAGTAAGTCGTTGCCAGTAGCCAGTAACTGCCATAGTGCCGGGCCTCCGAGGCCATCAAGGAACGATAAAACTTCGCTAGCTGCAGATCGGAGCAATGCTCAGCTAGAAGCCCTAGTCGTTCGTGGCTACGAGCTTCAATCAAGGCTGATACCAGTAATAGATCAAGCATGCGCTCTGGCTCTTGTCTACGAACGCACTTCTTGAGACCCGCGCCATAGGGCGGCGGTGATACCGGCTGCAGAGGAATACCCCGCTTTTCTAACCAGTTGTTAACCTGATCGTAGTGACTAAGTTCTTCTTGAGCGATCGCAGTCAACTCCCGCACTAGTTCCACACTCGATGGATAGCGTGACATCATCTGAATCGCTGTTCCTGCTGCCTTACGCTCGCATTGGGCATGGTCAAGTAAAATCGTATCCATATCGGCAAGTGCTTGATCAAGCCAGGCTTGGGAAGTAGGCGTCTTCAAGAACTTGATTTTAGGCTGAACTAAACTAGCAGCGACCATAGAAGCTTTACTATTAAGATGAAGCAGATTAAGGGTTAGAACAGTTAGGACGAAACCAGCCTATTCTAACTACGTTTATCGGGCTTCATTTTTTGTAGATACTTAACTAATCCTTCCAACCCCAGTCGATAGCTATCTGAGCCAAACCCGCTAATTTGACCAATGGCTACTGGCGCAATGTATGAACGATGACGGAACCCTTCGCGCTGGTGAATATTACTCAGGTGAACTTCGACTGTGGGTAAAGCAACAGCAGCGATCGCATCTCGAATTGCCACACTAGTGTGGGTGTAGGCACCTGGATTAATCAAAATGCCTTGCTGGACATTCAGAGCAGCCTGAACCGCGTCCACCAAGGCACCTTCATGATTTGATTGAAAAAAAACTAGCGCTACACCTAATATCTCTGCAACTTGAGCAAGCTCGGAATTGATATCCTCTAAGGTCTGAGAGCCATAGATTTTAGGCTCTCTTTTTCCCAACATATTAAGGTTGGGACCATTCAATACCAAAATATTGAGCACTGACACCTAGCACTGTGAAAATATAAAGCTTTTACCGCTTGTAGGATCCTTTCATTAGACAAAGACTGGGTAGCTTAGGTTTCACTAGTAAATAGTTCTACCTTTCCCGCCTCATTGCTTTAGTTTTGATCCCCTACCTTAACTAGCGGCATCTAGGTCTGCGATCATCTACAGGGATCGGAATCGGCTCATGCTCAGGCTGAGCTTGGGGCCCAAACAAAGCATCTATAACTTTGTCTACCCATTCTCTGAGCTTGTCAAGTGCCTGATCGATATAGTCCATGAGCTAGATCGCTCCCTCTCATCTTCTTATTAATTCCATCAACTGCGACTTAGGTCACAGATGCATGAGAAAACAGATATCAGCACGCCCCACTTCTATAAAAATAAAGCTACCGCCGTGCAAAGCCGTTTTCTGGGAAAAGGCTAGCCAACGATAACGGGATCGTCCTTGTCTGTGTACTTATGATAACTAATCCTGAGCAATGATCAAGAAAACCGTCAGCGTAATTTACGTAATCTTCCTTTTTTCTTTAGATGTGTGATTCGAAAACATCACTATAGCCATATTGAAAGGTTCTCTTGTGAATGCTATGCATCTGCACCTGGTCTGAGTAACCATCAAATGTTTAAGCCCTTGTTTTTTTACCAGGGCTATCAAAGTAAAGTCAGAATCAAACTATAGATAGATCGCTCATCTAGCGTGTTGAATCCGGTGGTGGCTGCATCAGGCTCAACCTCAGGAGGTTTAAGGCACTAGATGTACTCTTCTGTCGAATGAGATCGCGCGACGTCTCTGAGCCAAATAAATATTTTTCGGTCTTGATTCCCTGGGCAGAGGCTAGAGCGATGTAGACCAACCCCACCGGCTTTTCGATACTACCGCCGCCCGGACCAGCGATACCCGTAATGCTTAGTGCCCAGTCAGTACCTAGGCGATCGCGCACCCCAAAAGCCATGGCCGCTGCCACTTCTGGGCTGACCGCACCGCAGCGAGCTAATACCGTCTCGTCTACACCTAGCAGTTGCTGCTTTATTTGATTGTCATAAGAAATCACACCGCCCCAAAAGTAGCTAGAGCTACCTGGAATGGCGGTGATCAAGCTACCTAGGCCTCCTCCAGTGCAGGATTCAGCTACGCTTAAGGTCTCAGAGCGCGCCTTCAAGAGCTGGCCTACTACATCTGCCAGGGTCTCGTTATCCTGGCCGTAGCAGAGTGTACCTGTCATCTCTTGAATCTTTGTAACGATTGGATCGATCAATTGGTTCGCCGCTACTACTGACTCTGCCCTAGCAGAAATTCGTAGAATGACTTCACCGCCTAGTGCATATGGAGCTACCGTCGGGTTATCTATTGCCAAGAAGGGCTCCACTTTTTGAGCCAAAGCCGATTCGCCAATTCCCCAGAACCGTAAGATCCGGCTATGAATCACGCCCTCTGCCCAGTGACTAGATCGCAAGTAGGGGACAGCAGTCGCTTGCCACATTGGCTTCATTTCCCAAGGCACACCTGGAAATGTCATTATCGTCAGACCTGATCTAGGTTCCCAGATCACTCCAGGTGCTGAGCCTACAGGATTAGGTAACACTTCTGCGTCCTGTGGTAACAAAGCCTGTCGCCGACTGATTTTAGTTAGTGTCTGACCACGTTTAGCAAATTTCTTTTCTAGATCAGCAACAATTTCTGCCCGTTCTACTAAGGGAGTGTCAAAGAACTCGGCTAGAGAGGCTAGGGTGAGATCGTCTGGGGTAGGACCGAGACCACCCGTCAGAATAATCAAACGAGCGCGGTCACAGGCGATCGCGACGGCCTGTTTAATCCGGGTGGGATTATCGCCTACTACCGTTTGATAGTGATGAGCGATTCCCAGACTCGCTAGCTGCTGAGCTAAATACTGAACATTACTATTCAGAATATCGCCGAGCAGTAGCTCTGTTCCCACACAAATAATTTCAGCGCTTTCGTTCATGGCATCTATCGAAAAATCTGCAGATCTAGAGGCAGCTAACATCAAATGTATAGCAAGCGCGCGAATGCATCCCCAAAGAAGAACCTCTACCGCATGCTACACAGCCCGCAGTATAGAACTGTTCTAGCGACAGTTGGTGTCGTCAGCAGAGAGGATATCGCGTGTGAGTACACGTCATTGGATTAATCCGCTCACCCGCCTGGAGCAGCTACTACTAGGCGGACTACTCTTTCGCAGCATCATCGCCTATTTTTTGCCAGTTGGCTTCGATGAAGCCTATTACTTTCTCTACACCCAAAACCTGGATTGGAGCTACTTCGATCACCCGCCTGCAGTCGCAATCACAACAGGCTTAGGTATCTGGATAACAGGTGCTGCCACACCGTTCACACTAAGACTTGGCGCGCTGGGCCTGTTCACAGCGAGCCTATGGTTGCTCTATACAACCGGGAAATGGCTGTTTGGCGCCCGGGTGGGACTGATTAGCTGTGTCATTGCCTCGCTTACTCCGCTTTTTACTCTTAGCTTCGGTATTCTCACCGCGCCAGACAACGCCCTGATTTTTTTCTGGAGCCTGGCGCTTAGTCTTTGCGCTTGCGAGTTCTTTGCAAACGACTCTTCGA
It includes:
- a CDS encoding GNAT family N-acetyltransferase, whose translation is MGADEIALMDVKFKDFRIRDWTASDRDEAANVVKTVLEEYGLGWEVNCSGCSDQDAVEVEKYYQQTGGEFWVVERDRKIVGTGGYYPIEQDHTAVEIRKMYLLPNARGYGLGRFLLSQLEQAANKAGFLEAWVETATALKAAVRLYERNGYQPESKVDTERCDRAYRKRLS
- a CDS encoding tRNA-(ms[2]io[6]A)-hydroxylase, translated to MVAASLVQPKIKFLKTPTSQAWLDQALADMDTILLDHAQCERKAAGTAIQMMSRYPSSVELVRELTAIAQEELSHYDQVNNWLEKRGIPLQPVSPPPYGAGLKKCVRRQEPERMLDLLLVSALIEARSHERLGLLAEHCSDLQLAKFYRSLMASEARHYGSYWLLATTYFNLELVNERLAELAEAESEILSTLYPKPRVHS
- the aroQ gene encoding type II 3-dehydroquinate dehydratase, which codes for MLNILVLNGPNLNMLGKREPKIYGSQTLEDINSELAQVAEILGVALVFFQSNHEGALVDAVQAALNVQQGILINPGAYTHTSVAIRDAIAAVALPTVEVHLSNIHQREGFRHRSYIAPVAIGQISGFGSDSYRLGLEGLVKYLQKMKPDKRS
- a CDS encoding competence/damage-inducible protein A — encoded protein: MNESAEIICVGTELLLGDILNSNVQYLAQQLASLGIAHHYQTVVGDNPTRIKQAVAIACDRARLIILTGGLGPTPDDLTLASLAEFFDTPLVERAEIVADLEKKFAKRGQTLTKISRRQALLPQDAEVLPNPVGSAPGVIWEPRSGLTIMTFPGVPWEMKPMWQATAVPYLRSSHWAEGVIHSRILRFWGIGESALAQKVEPFLAIDNPTVAPYALGGEVILRISARAESVVAANQLIDPIVTKIQEMTGTLCYGQDNETLADVVGQLLKARSETLSVAESCTGGGLGSLITAIPGSSSYFWGGVISYDNQIKQQLLGVDETVLARCGAVSPEVAAAMAFGVRDRLGTDWALSITGIAGPGGGSIEKPVGLVYIALASAQGIKTEKYLFGSETSRDLIRQKSTSSALNLLRLSLMQPPPDSTR